From a single Francisella halioticida genomic region:
- a CDS encoding disulfide bond formation protein B, producing the protein MTRSTVEDYMKILSVIEVIIITVIIIIEFYFQFSVYNMPRPISLILLQRLGLLAMGFGFLLNTHFHIRPSHYALSLLTSVFTLLVSLKIISIHMLDPIGIGPKIFGMHIYSWIFVVSIIYIIYTAIIMSFSGQYDLHQRTSREVSESSNKIIRIITHIVFVIFVISTIISIGIAYYQCGFSYCTAQYTNQVTQSAPIL; encoded by the coding sequence ATGACAAGATCAACTGTAGAAGATTACATGAAAATTTTAAGTGTCATAGAAGTTATAATTATAACTGTGATTATTATTATAGAATTCTATTTCCAGTTTAGTGTATACAATATGCCAAGACCTATTTCTCTTATATTATTACAAAGACTAGGGCTACTTGCTATGGGATTTGGTTTTTTGCTTAACACTCATTTCCATATTCGCCCAAGTCATTATGCTTTATCATTATTAACATCTGTCTTTACATTACTTGTTTCTTTGAAAATAATAAGCATCCATATGCTAGACCCTATTGGCATTGGACCAAAGATTTTTGGAATGCATATTTATAGTTGGATATTTGTAGTGTCAATTATTTATATCATATACACTGCTATAATAATGTCATTTTCTGGCCAATATGATCTGCATCAAAGGACATCTCGTGAAGTATCAGAATCTAGTAACAAGATAATACGCATTATTACTCATATAGTTTTTGTAATATTCGTTATATCAACGATTATAAGTATAGGCATAGCTTATTATCAGTGTGGTTTTAGTTATTGTACAGCCCAATATACTAATCAAGTAACACAATCAGCACCAATACTATAA
- a CDS encoding DUF5993 family protein, which produces MPGILISIILLLISVVTAWFNRRGGLAIFVIFLIVASLVFLHHATEQLSIYL; this is translated from the coding sequence ATGCCAGGTATATTAATAAGCATTATTTTGTTACTAATTTCTGTAGTAACAGCTTGGTTTAATCGTCGTGGAGGACTAGCAATTTTTGTCATATTTTTAATTGTTGCAAGTTTAGTATTTTTACATCATGCGACTGAGCAGTTATCAATATATTTATAG
- a CDS encoding cysteine synthase family protein — protein MLSLIGNTPIIKLNNLDTKHTVFAKCEWLNPTGSIKDRVAKYILEKLIKRQEIRPKQAIIEASSGNMGTSLAAIGKLYDHPVHITCPEKTGSMKKSMIESFGASLSVCKNTSDHKDPEFYVNKAKIIANETNAILINQYDNKLNTQCHYETTGQEIVNHFLEQNINIDYFITVGGSGGTITGCAKKIKETYPAAKVIMPDPKGSVYYDIFYNGKPNPQNIYSYKVEGPGNPVFCKSMNLKYIDEIIQFTDEQAIKGCLELANEQAIYAGHSSGANYFIAKKLLNLIPQDNSYNILIMILDSGMKYTFY, from the coding sequence ATGCTATCTTTAATTGGTAACACCCCTATTATTAAACTTAATAATTTAGATACTAAACATACTGTTTTTGCAAAATGTGAATGGTTAAACCCCACTGGAAGTATAAAAGATAGAGTTGCAAAATATATATTAGAAAAACTTATTAAACGTCAAGAAATACGACCAAAACAAGCAATTATTGAAGCAAGTTCAGGTAATATGGGAACTTCATTAGCAGCTATAGGAAAATTATATGATCATCCAGTGCATATAACTTGCCCTGAAAAAACAGGCTCAATGAAAAAATCTATGATAGAAAGTTTTGGAGCAAGTCTTTCCGTATGTAAAAATACATCAGACCATAAAGACCCCGAATTTTATGTAAATAAAGCGAAAATAATAGCTAATGAAACAAATGCTATTTTAATAAATCAATATGACAATAAACTAAATACACAGTGTCATTATGAAACTACAGGCCAAGAGATAGTAAACCACTTTTTGGAGCAGAACATAAATATTGATTATTTCATAACGGTTGGAGGATCTGGAGGAACAATTACAGGCTGTGCAAAAAAAATAAAAGAAACATACCCAGCAGCTAAGGTTATTATGCCTGATCCTAAAGGCTCTGTTTATTATGATATTTTTTATAATGGTAAACCAAATCCTCAAAATATTTATAGCTACAAAGTTGAAGGTCCTGGTAATCCAGTTTTTTGTAAATCTATGAATTTAAAGTATATTGATGAAATTATTCAGTTTACAGATGAGCAAGCAATAAAAGGTTGTTTAGAATTAGCTAATGAGCAAGCAATATATGCCGGTCACAGTAGCGGTGCCAACTATTTTATTGCAAAAAAATTATTAAATTTGATACCACAAGACAATTCATATAATATTCTTATAATGATTTTAGATAGTGGTATGAAATATACTTTTTATTAA
- the mnmE gene encoding tRNA uridine-5-carboxymethylaminomethyl(34) synthesis GTPase MnmE: MYTKDTIVAIATPQGNGGIGIIRISGSKALEISQVFTHKKLKPRYATFCTIYDGQETIDNSIAIYFKAPFSYTGEDVVEIQAHGNPFVLNLIIKATLNCGARMAKAGEFTERAFLNNKLDLAQAEAVADIINASSEIAAKSAAKSLQGDFSKEISNLLEKLIYLRMYVEASIDFPEEEIDFLEDIKIHTSLEQIYKTILNIRKSCKQGVILSEGITLILVGKPNAGKSSLLNALAGKESAIVTSIAGTTRDIVKEHIQINGVPMHIIDTAGLRSSNDIIESKGIKRAIAKIQEADQVLFVTDDYTSSNAKFSDIKEIIPEFYEQIPKNIDITYVHNKIDLLQDTPQNQDDHVYISAENNIGIDRLKDHILKKVGYTNQNESIYTARERHVNAINKAFKHISLAKEQLNLGNGELLAEELLIVQEYLNTITGEFSSDDLLGEIFSSFCIGK, translated from the coding sequence ATGTATACAAAAGATACTATTGTTGCAATAGCAACTCCACAAGGCAATGGTGGTATTGGCATCATTAGGATATCTGGTTCAAAAGCATTAGAAATATCACAAGTGTTTACTCATAAAAAATTAAAGCCGCGCTACGCAACGTTTTGTACTATATATGATGGCCAAGAAACCATTGATAATAGTATTGCAATATATTTTAAGGCTCCCTTTTCATACACGGGTGAAGACGTTGTAGAAATTCAAGCTCATGGAAATCCTTTTGTGCTTAATTTAATTATAAAAGCAACTTTAAACTGTGGTGCACGAATGGCTAAGGCTGGAGAATTCACAGAAAGAGCATTTCTAAACAACAAGCTTGACTTAGCTCAAGCTGAAGCTGTAGCTGATATTATAAATGCATCGTCAGAAATAGCAGCCAAATCTGCAGCCAAATCTTTACAAGGAGACTTTTCTAAAGAAATTAGTAATCTTTTAGAAAAATTGATCTATTTAAGAATGTATGTTGAGGCTTCTATAGATTTTCCTGAGGAAGAAATAGACTTTTTAGAAGATATAAAGATACACACAAGTTTAGAGCAAATATATAAAACTATTTTAAACATTAGAAAAAGTTGTAAGCAAGGTGTAATATTGTCAGAAGGAATTACTCTAATATTAGTTGGTAAGCCTAACGCTGGTAAATCAAGTCTCTTAAATGCCTTAGCAGGTAAAGAATCAGCAATTGTAACGTCAATTGCTGGTACAACTAGAGATATCGTTAAAGAGCATATCCAAATTAATGGTGTACCAATGCATATAATTGATACTGCAGGTCTACGTAGTAGTAACGATATTATTGAAAGTAAGGGTATTAAAAGAGCTATTGCTAAAATTCAAGAAGCTGATCAAGTACTTTTTGTGACTGATGACTATACTAGTAGTAATGCTAAGTTTAGTGATATTAAAGAAATAATACCTGAATTTTATGAGCAAATACCTAAAAACATTGATATTACATATGTTCATAATAAAATAGATCTACTTCAAGATACTCCCCAAAATCAAGATGATCACGTATATATATCAGCTGAAAATAATATTGGTATCGATAGACTAAAAGATCATATACTAAAAAAAGTAGGTTATACAAATCAAAATGAAAGTATCTACACTGCTCGTGAAAGGCATGTAAATGCAATAAATAAAGCTTTTAAACATATATCTCTAGCAAAAGAGCAACTAAACCTCGGTAATGGCGAGCTACTTGCAGAAGAGCTTTTAATAGTTCAAGAATATTTAAACACTATCACTGGAGAATTTAGCTCTGATGACCTATTAGGAGAAATTTTCTCAAGTTTTTGCATCGGAAAATAA
- a CDS encoding DUF2852 domain-containing protein: MNNNVKQILTSLSLIAVAVISFIIFAPIFVFLIIFLIISSFILRRKIMKENADFFKKRGRKKGRIIDQDENFSKNSNSNQKLK, from the coding sequence ATGAACAACAATGTGAAACAAATTTTAACATCACTAAGCCTAATTGCAGTTGCTGTGATCTCTTTTATAATTTTTGCACCAATCTTTGTATTCTTAATAATTTTCCTAATAATATCGTCATTTATTCTACGCAGGAAAATAATGAAAGAAAATGCTGATTTCTTTAAAAAGAGAGGTCGAAAGAAAGGTAGAATTATTGACCAAGATGAAAATTTTTCTAAAAACTCTAACTCTAACCAAAAGCTTAAATAA
- the hpf gene encoding ribosome hibernation-promoting factor, HPF/YfiA family, translating to MDIQITGRHVEVTDPIKSYVGEKIGKVEHYFDHITSTKVILAVEKEQQVAEAIVIVPGSEFVAKAEGKDLYAAIDMLEDKLARQLKKHKNKMRCNHSTGHSE from the coding sequence ATGGATATTCAAATTACTGGTAGGCACGTGGAAGTTACTGATCCAATTAAAAGTTATGTTGGTGAAAAAATAGGAAAAGTAGAGCATTATTTCGATCATATAACATCTACGAAAGTTATTTTAGCTGTAGAAAAGGAACAGCAAGTTGCCGAAGCTATAGTAATTGTCCCTGGTAGTGAATTTGTGGCAAAAGCTGAAGGTAAAGATCTTTATGCTGCTATTGATATGCTAGAAGATAAACTAGCACGTCAGCTTAAAAAGCATAAGAATAAAATGAGATGTAATCATAGCACTGGTCATAGTGAGTAG
- a CDS encoding PTS sugar transporter subunit IIA, whose protein sequence is MNLKALIDKKNIILNLNIESKKRLMEFIANRLAVSYPEVDEDFVLSNIYKRERIGSTYIGKNIYIPHCRVKNLNTTKIIIVTLKNSYHDDSIDEDIKMAIGVFFPDNISEIHIELLKQLTLFLKTDRTQRYFEQVKTVDDLYKLITSTYNG, encoded by the coding sequence ATGAATTTAAAAGCTCTTATTGATAAGAAAAACATTATATTAAACCTTAATATTGAGTCTAAAAAACGTTTAATGGAGTTTATTGCTAATAGATTAGCTGTATCTTATCCGGAGGTTGATGAGGATTTTGTACTAAGTAATATTTATAAGAGAGAAAGAATAGGGAGTACTTATATTGGTAAGAATATTTATATTCCTCACTGTAGAGTTAAAAATCTTAATACTACTAAAATAATTATAGTAACACTTAAAAATAGTTATCATGATGATTCTATTGATGAGGATATTAAAATGGCAATAGGTGTATTCTTTCCTGATAATATTTCTGAAATCCATATTGAGTTACTAAAACAGTTAACTCTATTTTTAAAAACAGATAGAACACAAAGATATTTTGAACAGGTAAAAACTGTTGATGATTTATATAAGTTAATTACTAGTACATATAATGGATAG
- a CDS encoding RNA methyltransferase, translating into MDRLLKNIRIVLVEPSHSGNVGSTARAMLNMGLTNLWLVNPKKGIDDEAIALSCHATEVVKGAIIVNSLDQALEGIYYVVGTSARVRKVSLPIEPISKVATNILNKIQKSDEKIAILFGRERTGLLNEELLMSNVHAYIPSNEGYTSLNLAQAVQLVAYEIHKQMIESIDAKSVPEYNHLHKKASIKELQGLYQHLENSMLNTGFLDKDKPGHVMDKLKRLFQRSELESQEVNILRGFLSSLNIKE; encoded by the coding sequence ATGGATAGATTGTTAAAAAATATAAGAATAGTACTTGTTGAGCCGTCTCATAGCGGTAACGTTGGTTCTACAGCTAGAGCAATGCTTAATATGGGATTAACCAATTTGTGGCTTGTAAATCCAAAAAAAGGTATAGATGATGAAGCTATTGCTTTGTCTTGCCATGCTACAGAAGTTGTAAAAGGTGCAATAATAGTTAATTCGTTGGATCAAGCATTGGAAGGTATCTACTATGTAGTTGGCACAAGTGCAAGGGTAAGAAAAGTCTCTCTACCTATAGAGCCAATTTCAAAAGTAGCTACAAATATTTTAAATAAAATTCAGAAATCTGATGAAAAAATAGCAATACTCTTTGGTCGAGAAAGAACAGGCCTTTTAAATGAAGAGCTCTTGATGAGTAATGTTCATGCATATATTCCTTCAAATGAAGGTTATACATCATTAAATTTAGCTCAGGCAGTTCAGTTAGTTGCTTATGAGATACATAAACAAATGATTGAAAGTATAGATGCCAAGAGTGTCCCTGAATATAATCATTTACATAAAAAAGCTTCAATAAAAGAGTTACAAGGTCTTTATCAACATCTTGAAAATAGTATGTTAAATACAGGGTTTCTAGATAAGGATAAACCTGGACACGTTATGGATAAGCTTAAAAGGCTTTTCCAAAGAAGTGAGCTTGAGAGCCAAGAAGTAAACATCTTAAGAGGATTTTTAAGCTCTCTAAATATTAAGGAATAA
- a CDS encoding ribonuclease HII, whose protein sequence is MIILGIDEAGRGPLSGPVVAAGVILDSDNIIQNLNDSKKLSSKKREALYEEIVLKAKAYSIVEISAQDIDDINILQATLKAMKQVADNLVEHFDKVLVDGNNLPKWGYSSEAIVNGDSKILEISAASILAKVHRDRICFEHDRLYPEYAFAKHKDYPTKEHLENIKQYGVLDIHRKSYKPVANLLKNKEF, encoded by the coding sequence ATGATTATATTAGGTATAGATGAAGCTGGAAGGGGACCTTTATCAGGCCCAGTGGTTGCTGCGGGAGTTATATTAGATAGTGATAATATTATTCAAAATCTTAATGATTCAAAAAAACTAAGTAGTAAGAAGCGAGAAGCTTTATATGAAGAAATTGTTTTAAAAGCAAAAGCTTATTCAATAGTAGAAATATCAGCCCAGGATATAGATGATATAAATATCCTACAAGCTACATTAAAAGCAATGAAGCAAGTTGCTGATAATTTAGTAGAACATTTTGATAAAGTATTAGTTGATGGTAATAATCTTCCTAAATGGGGTTATAGCTCAGAAGCTATAGTGAATGGTGATTCTAAAATTTTAGAAATATCAGCAGCTTCAATACTAGCAAAAGTACATAGAGATAGAATCTGTTTTGAGCATGATAGACTGTATCCTGAGTATGCTTTTGCTAAACATAAGGATTATCCAACTAAAGAGCATTTAGAAAATATAAAACAATATGGTGTTTTAGATATTCATAGAAAAAGTTATAAGCCTGTTGCTAATTTGTTAAAAAACAAAGAGTTCTAG
- a CDS encoding IS3 family transposase, whose product MSKKRVTYTADFKAKVIIELLEGDMTVNEIASKYDLLPKNVHNWKQQFLSNACLAFDKSSVVKEYKQEIDELRKDKDATSKELVEVIVERDFLMGKLKSLVSSNDRVNSVDTKLELSLNNQLKLLSVSKSVYYYTPISKFSSNDDIKLLNAIDLIHTKHPYYGTRSLVKLLNRLGFLVGRKLIKSAMEFMGIKALYPKKKTTVINKQHKKYPYLLNVFKNETNQVVIDKANKVWSADITYIRLECGYAYLAAIIDWHSKKTLAWKISNTMDTHLTTSVLKEALFKYGKPDIFNSNQGTQYTAKEHIKILSDNKINISMDAKGRSIDNIAIERFWRTLKYENVYPASYITMKEAKVGIKEYIDIYNNERLHSSIGYMTHDEVYSGILDAA is encoded by the coding sequence ATGAGTAAAAAAAGAGTAACGTATACAGCTGATTTTAAAGCTAAAGTAATTATAGAATTGCTAGAAGGCGATATGACAGTTAATGAGATAGCAAGTAAGTATGATTTACTTCCTAAAAACGTGCATAATTGGAAGCAGCAATTTTTATCTAATGCTTGCTTAGCATTTGATAAAAGCTCTGTTGTTAAGGAGTATAAGCAGGAAATAGATGAGCTTAGAAAAGATAAAGATGCAACAAGTAAAGAACTAGTCGAGGTAATAGTAGAGAGGGATTTTTTAATGGGAAAGCTAAAAAGCTTGGTATCATCAAATGATAGAGTAAACTCTGTAGATACTAAGCTAGAATTATCTTTAAATAATCAGCTTAAACTATTATCTGTATCTAAGAGTGTGTACTATTATACACCAATATCAAAATTTAGTAGTAATGATGATATTAAACTATTAAATGCAATAGATTTGATACATACTAAACATCCATATTATGGTACGAGAAGTCTAGTAAAGTTGCTAAATAGATTAGGATTTCTAGTTGGAAGGAAGCTAATCAAAAGTGCTATGGAATTCATGGGTATTAAGGCATTGTATCCTAAAAAAAAGACAACTGTCATTAATAAGCAACACAAGAAATATCCATACTTACTTAATGTATTTAAAAATGAGACGAATCAGGTTGTTATAGATAAAGCTAATAAGGTATGGAGTGCTGATATCACGTATATTAGACTAGAATGTGGGTATGCATATTTAGCAGCCATAATAGATTGGCATAGCAAGAAAACACTAGCTTGGAAGATTTCTAATACTATGGATACACATCTAACAACTAGTGTGTTAAAAGAAGCGTTATTTAAATATGGTAAACCTGATATCTTTAACTCTAATCAAGGAACTCAATATACAGCAAAAGAGCATATTAAAATATTATCTGATAATAAAATAAATATATCTATGGATGCTAAAGGAAGATCTATAGATAATATTGCAATTGAGAGATTTTGGAGAACACTGAAATATGAAAATGTTTATCCGGCATCATATATAACTATGAAAGAGGCTAAAGTAGGTATCAAAGAATATATTGATATTTACAACAATGAAAGACTACATTCTAGTATTGGATATATGACTCATGATGAAGTATATTCTGGTATTTTAGATGCTGCATAA
- a CDS encoding amidohydrolase family protein, protein MLEKLNDVRESGINAIRIAHKYGVNIGFGTDLLGGLMKYQNTEFNIRSEVETPFQTLYSACYKNAELLNMTDKLGIIKEEAFADILVFEENPLENIGVLTSPEKNIKLIIKDGNLVLNRINDYTIED, encoded by the coding sequence GTGCTTGAAAAACTTAATGATGTTAGAGAAAGTGGCATTAATGCAATAAGGATAGCTCATAAATATGGTGTTAATATTGGTTTTGGGACTGATTTGTTAGGTGGATTAATGAAATATCAAAATACTGAGTTTAATATTAGGTCAGAAGTTGAAACACCATTTCAAACACTTTATTCAGCTTGTTATAAGAATGCAGAGCTACTTAACATGACTGATAAGCTAGGAATTATTAAGGAAGAAGCTTTTGCTGATATTCTTGTGTTCGAAGAAAATCCTTTAGAAAATATTGGTGTATTAACAAGCCCAGAAAAAAATATAAAGCTAATAATTAAAGATGGTAATTTAGTGTTAAATAGAATAAATGATTATACTATCGAAGATTAG
- a CDS encoding ClpXP protease specificity-enhancing factor, protein MAMLRAYIVKATYEWLVDHDFTPYVLIDTDYEDVVVPTNHIDEDKKILLDLSPQAIQNLNINDNHIIFEATFDGDPMSVNIPMEAVLEVFSKETEQGIYAREFGYGININEGEDDKTANPKKLSETDTDNILTFD, encoded by the coding sequence ATGGCCATGCTTAGAGCTTATATAGTTAAGGCAACATACGAGTGGTTGGTTGATCATGATTTTACTCCATATGTACTTATTGATACTGATTATGAAGATGTAGTAGTACCAACAAATCATATAGATGAAGATAAAAAAATATTGTTAGATTTATCTCCACAAGCAATACAAAACCTAAATATAAATGATAACCACATAATATTCGAAGCTACTTTCGATGGAGATCCTATGTCTGTAAATATTCCTATGGAAGCTGTTTTAGAAGTATTTTCTAAAGAAACAGAACAAGGAATATACGCTCGTGAATTTGGTTATGGAATAAACATAAACGAAGGCGAGGATGATAAAACAGCTAACCCTAAAAAGCTTAGTGAAACAGATACAGACAACATTCTTACTTTTGACTAA
- a CDS encoding glutathione S-transferase N-terminal domain-containing protein: MVLYTKKDDIYSDIVRMILSIKGANAKIIDVSDQENSKHLEELNIITPNGNIPTLTTEDFAVYRLNVVIEAIEDLYPFPPMFPVFPKQRANARILLEHVNKTLLQNIVKLQDPYLGEKEAEQIKKMMQKDLISTYQTIVNEREINAESNPDSQNINVLTLIITFVFYYVIKMKVSIPTKDKNIIKGIKDLLSEPNFIKTIKKEGA, encoded by the coding sequence TTGGTTTTATACACAAAAAAGGATGATATCTATAGCGACATAGTCCGCATGATACTATCTATCAAAGGTGCTAATGCCAAAATTATAGATGTTTCAGATCAAGAAAACTCAAAACATTTAGAAGAATTAAATATCATTACGCCTAATGGCAATATTCCTACATTGACTACAGAAGACTTTGCTGTATATAGACTTAATGTAGTTATTGAAGCCATTGAAGACTTATACCCCTTCCCTCCTATGTTTCCTGTTTTTCCAAAACAGCGAGCAAATGCGAGAATTCTATTAGAACATGTTAATAAAACATTATTACAGAATATTGTTAAGCTTCAAGACCCTTATCTAGGTGAAAAAGAAGCTGAGCAAATAAAGAAAATGATGCAAAAAGATTTAATTAGCACATATCAAACAATTGTTAATGAAAGAGAAATTAATGCAGAGAGTAACCCAGATTCTCAAAATATCAATGTTTTAACTCTCATAATAACTTTTGTTTTTTATTACGTCATTAAAATGAAAGTCTCTATTCCAACAAAAGATAAAAATATTATCAAGGGAATAAAAGACTTACTTAGTGAGCCTAACTTTATCAAAACCATCAAAAAAGAAGGAGCTTAA
- the rpsI gene encoding 30S ribosomal protein S9 gives MSEYNYGTGRRKSSVARVFMKKGTGQFIVNGLPLEQYLCRETDCMVVKQPLELTSNTDSFDFKITVKGGGTTGQAGAIRLGVTRALIEYDEDLKPSLREAGFVTRDPRKVERKKPGLRKARRKRQFSKR, from the coding sequence ATGTCAGAATATAATTATGGTACAGGTCGTCGTAAAAGTTCTGTAGCTCGTGTATTTATGAAAAAAGGCACTGGTCAATTCATTGTTAATGGTCTTCCATTAGAACAATACCTATGTCGTGAAACAGATTGCATGGTTGTTAAACAACCTCTAGAGTTAACTAGCAATACAGATAGCTTTGATTTTAAAATAACTGTAAAAGGTGGTGGAACTACTGGTCAAGCTGGTGCTATTCGTCTTGGCGTTACTAGAGCTCTTATCGAGTATGATGAAGATCTTAAACCATCTCTTCGTGAGGCAGGTTTTGTAACTCGTGATCCACGTAAAGTTGAGCGTAAGAAGCCTGGCCTTAGAAAAGCTCGTAGAAAAAGACAATTCTCTAAGCGTTAA
- the rplM gene encoding 50S ribosomal protein L13 produces the protein MKTFTAKPSNIKREWLLIDATDKTLGRLATEVAMILRGKNKPEYTPHMDTGDYIIIVNAEKVAVTGNKRKGKIYHHHTGYIGGIKSISFEKLIATHPERAIEKAVKGMLPRTPLGRTMFKKLKVYAGETHPHTAQQPQAHNI, from the coding sequence ATGAAAACGTTTACTGCAAAACCATCAAATATCAAAAGAGAATGGCTTTTGATTGATGCTACAGATAAAACTTTAGGTCGTCTAGCTACAGAAGTAGCAATGATCCTAAGAGGTAAAAACAAGCCAGAATATACTCCTCACATGGATACTGGCGACTATATTATTATCGTAAATGCTGAGAAAGTAGCTGTTACTGGTAACAAAAGAAAAGGTAAAATTTACCACCACCACACAGGCTATATTGGCGGTATCAAATCAATATCTTTTGAGAAATTAATAGCAACTCATCCAGAAAGAGCTATTGAAAAAGCTGTAAAAGGTATGCTTCCTAGAACTCCTCTAGGTCGTACAATGTTTAAAAAATTAAAAGTTTATGCAGGTGAAACTCACCCGCATACAGCTCAACAACCTCAAGCTCACAATATTTAA
- a CDS encoding acetolactate decarboxylase has protein sequence MKRIILLLALLISSEYLFASNNIYQEGTITALTNGIYSSDTSLKTLESKGRYGLGTIEGAKGEMIIFKGKAYLSDISGKAVPLKGSVTVPFADVFNFSKPQINSSYNSLTIPSIFSMISNKLYGDNYFYIIKISGKYSKIHARTIPPAQKGYTLSKWIAKNQKFHDLKNVEGTLIGIYSPKYLSSITVPGFHFHFITKDHSRVYHVYSFRSAQVNVQIEKMNNLQIILPNTKEYQNGSIESFSHDTISKMEEGK, from the coding sequence ATGAAAAGAATAATACTCCTATTAGCTTTATTAATTTCATCAGAATATCTTTTTGCTTCAAACAATATTTACCAAGAAGGAACAATTACAGCTTTAACAAATGGTATATATTCTAGCGACACTTCTCTCAAAACATTAGAAAGTAAAGGACGATATGGGCTTGGTACTATAGAAGGTGCCAAAGGTGAGATGATAATATTTAAAGGTAAAGCTTACCTTAGTGATATTAGTGGTAAAGCAGTTCCCCTTAAAGGGAGTGTAACTGTACCATTTGCAGATGTATTTAATTTCTCAAAACCACAAATAAACTCTTCTTACAATAGCCTAACTATTCCTAGTATATTTTCTATGATTAGCAATAAGCTTTATGGTGATAATTACTTTTATATAATTAAGATTAGTGGTAAATACTCAAAAATTCACGCTAGAACAATCCCACCAGCTCAAAAAGGATATACATTAAGCAAATGGATAGCTAAAAATCAAAAATTCCATGATCTTAAGAATGTTGAAGGAACACTTATAGGCATATATAGTCCTAAATACTTATCTAGTATTACAGTTCCAGGTTTCCATTTTCATTTTATCACAAAGGATCATTCTCGTGTTTACCATGTCTATAGTTTTAGATCAGCGCAGGTTAATGTACAAATAGAGAAAATGAATAACCTCCAAATTATACTTCCAAATACTAAAGAATATCAAAATGGCTCTATAGAGAGCTTTAGTCATGATACAATCAGTAAAATGGAGGAAGGTAAATAA